The nucleotide sequence ccagccccaggcagggcCTCCAGGTCCCAGGGCAAGGCCTAGCCTGCATGTGTTGgggtggaggaggaagtggggatggCCAAGCAAGCAGCATGCCTAGGCCTGGGGGCAGGAGCTGTGCCCTTCCGGGCACCCCCGTGTACACAGCTCCTCCAGGGGGTTTCTGGGTTCCTAGGCCTCTTGGCATCCTGAGATGCATGTGGAAGGCAGAGCTAGCTTTGCTTCTCACCAGGGACAGACGGGACACCCATGCATCCCCTGCCTTCCACAGCCCCAGGGACGCAGCAGATGTCTGCGACAGATAATGGGCTGCCCCAGAACTGAGGCCCGTCCCTGAGAGGAGACCAGATTGCTCCCCTACACAATCACCCTGGGATTCCTCAGAGCAAGTGCTCCGGTCGCATTCCAGATCATCCACTGGCAAGAGCGTCCCTTACACGTGGTTTTCAGAGAAGTACCTAATGCAGAACGCAGGGGTGGGGTGGCAGGAGTGAGGCTGTGCAGATACACAGAGGTACACTGCACAGGGCCGGGAGGCCTGGGGGTCACCTCAGGTGGCCAAAGGCAGTGGCAGTGCTGCTGAGGTGGGCTGCTCCCGCCCAGGGCCCACGTCGTCTGACTGCCCCAGAATCTCAGGGGAGCGGCCCGAAGGCGCCCCAGGCCTCCTGCACCCAGGACATATGCCTAAACCGGCAGCATTTCTGGCGGCTCCAGCTGGGGCTGGTGCACACACAGTATACTGGGGCTGCAAAGGGACCCTCAGAAGGGACGCAGCACAGAGCCTCTCGCCCTCTGCCACCCCAGCTAAGTAGGGCCCAGGCCACTGTAGCCCCTGTTAATCCTATGGGGCCCCAGGTTCACTCATGGGCCACAGTCCAGGCTGAGGCCGCAGGTGGCAGTGGGACTATTCCCAGATGTTTGAGAGAGGAGCAGAGTAGGTGTGTCCCCCAAGGCAGCTGCTCCCTGAGGCTGACCGCTCCCATCCCGGCCCTGATCTGAGGGCATCCTGGCCCCTGGCTTGCCCTGCAGGGTCAGCACTGCCGGGAGTCGGATCCCAGGCTCACAGTCACTTTGTTAGGAACAGAGGTGGGGTCGGCTGGTGGCTGGGGCGGTCTGGGCGGTGATTCCCTTGCACCTCTCCCTGCCGGAGCCCAGGCGCCCGAGGTCCAGGCTCTGCACGGCTGCTGCCTCCTGGCCCCAGCTCACTTGTTCTCTATGAGCAGCTGCACCTTGTGGACGAGGTCCCGGGCGAGCCGCAGGATCTCCTGGGCATCGTGATGCTCAGCGCGTTCTGGGGGGACACATGGACAGCTGTAGGGAGGCCCAGAGAAAGGGCAGCAGGCTGGGAGGTGGCTGACTACCTTGCTCTGTTTCCATCTGCTCTGCTAGATTCTGGACATCCCTGCCTTTGGGGAAGGGCCCCCAGAATTCCTGAGAACCCTCCAACTGTGTGCAGGGCAGAGGTGGGGGCCTCCACACCCCTGCTGGGGGCAGCCGGGATGGCTGGAGCAGCTCGTACCGTTGAAAAACTTGATGATGTCAGTGAAGTCCATGTTGTTGTCGCGGATGACCTCTCGGTAGACCTCCACCAGGGCCAGGGCGATGAACAGGACAAAGTGCTCCGACGAGATGTGCCTGGCTGCCCAGATCACCTCCCACACAGCAAACACGTCCTCGTACAGCAGTTCTGGGGATAGTAAGCAGCTGCTGCTCACCTGTCCCAGCCGCATGTCTGGGGCTAAGGCTGGGATTGAGGCTGCGgttggggctgaggctggggctggggctgaggctggggctgacACTGGCTGGCCTGGCTGGCTGCTCATAGGGCCTCTAAATGGAGCCAGTTGAGGAGTCAGAGCTTCAGGAGCCAAAGTCCTGGGATTCTCTCCATGACACAGCCTGGCTCAAGAATGGGGGTTCTGTACCCCATACCAAGGCCCTGTCCTTTTCTTGGGTAATTTCTGCACACTGAGTTCCTGCAGACTCTGTGCCTGCACTTCAGCCGGGCAGCTCCGTCACGGGCCTCCCATCTTGGTGCTCAGGAATGCTTTGGTTTGAAAAAAGTTccccggctgggtgcggtggctcaagcctgtaatcccagcactttgggaggccgagacgggcggatcacaaggtcaggagatcgagagacgatcccggctaacacggtgaaaccccgtctctactaaaaaatacaaaaaactagcggggcgaggtggcgggcgcctgtagtcccagctactcgggaggctgaggcaggagaatcgcgtaaacccgggaggcggagcttgcagtgagccgagatccggccacagcactccagcccgggctacagagcaagactccgtctcaaaaaaaaaaaaaaaaaaaaaaaaaaaaaaaagaaaaaagttccccAAACCATGACCTATGAGAGTTGTAATTGTCAACCCTGGCGGCACTTTgggagattttgttttctttttaattttttcttttcttttttttttttgagacagagtctggctctgttgccccagctggagtgcagtggcacaatctcagctcactgtaacctcacctccactacaggcacccgccaccacgcccggctgatttttgtatttttagtagagacggagtttcaccatgttggccaggctggcctcaaacccctgacctcaagtgatctgcttgcctcggcctcccaaagtgctgggattacaggtatgagccactgcacccagccaaattttttctttctattttagaaattaaagacagggtctggctatgttgcccaggctggtctcaagttcctgggctcaggcagtcctctcaccttgacttcccaaagtgctgggattacaggcataagccactgtgtctggtcagGGGGCATTTAAGAACACACAGGCCCAGGCAGCCACAATTAGTAAGtctggggctgggtggggcccAGGGTACtcgtaattttttatttattttttatttatttatttttttttttgagacggagtcttgctctgtcactcaggctggagtgcagtggccggatctcagctcactgcaagctccgcctcccgggtttacgccattctcctgcctcagcctcccgagtagctgggactacaggcgcccgccacctcgcccggctagttttttgtattttttagtagagacggggtttcaccgtgttagccgggatcgtctctcgatctcctgacctcgtgatccgcccgtctcggcttcccaaagtgctgggattacaggcttgagccaccgcgcccggccaactcgtAGTTTTTTAAAGCTCCGCAGCTGGTTCCAAGGTCCGGTTAGGATTGAGAACTGTTGGCTTTGGGGAAGAGGGAGCTCTTActgcccccacctcagccccatgaTCCAACCCACTTCTTACCCCTCTTAAAATCCAGCAGGAACCAGCGATAACAGAAGTAGAAGTGGGTGTAGTCTCCATTCTGATGCATCAGCTCAAACAGCTCTGAGTCCAGGATCTTATGTAGGTGGGAAAAGGGAGAGCCCTGAGCTGATGCTTCCTCTCTGGCCACCACTCACCCTCCGCTCACGCCCAGGGATGCACGCGATCCCCAGACCTGGCAGTGGGTCTGTCTGTTGCCCCGTGCCCCGTGCCCCGTGGTGTGATTCCCAGACCTGGCAGTGGGTCTGTCTGTTGCCCCGTGCCCCGTGGTGCGATTCCCAGACCTGGCAGTGGGTCTGTCTGTTGCCCCGTGCCCCGTGGTGCGATCCCCAGACCTGGCAGTGGGTCTGTCTGTTGCCCCGTGCCCCGTGGTGTGATTCCCAGACCTGGCAGTGGGTCTGTCTGTTGCCCCGTGCCCCGTGGTGCACTCTCTCCCCCTTGGATCTCCTTGTGGAGGCTGGGTTGCTCCCTGCTACCCCTCCCATCACCCGTCTCTCAGGGCTGCTTTATTTTTAGGGTTATACGATTTTCTGGGTATCTGATGTCATCAGCAACCCCTACTGTTCGCCAGAGCTTTCATGGGCACGAGCATTCACACACACTCCTCCTCAAGTTCTAACACTGAGACCATggttctctgttttttgttttttgtttttgagtcagagtctcgctctgtctcccaggctggagtgcagtggcgcgaccttggctcactgcaagctccgcctcctgggttcgagcgattctcctgcctcagcctcctgagtagctgggactacaggcgccccccaacgcccggctaatttttgtatttttagtagagatggggtttcatgatgttgaccaggctggtttcgaactcctgacttcgtcattcgcccgcctcagcctcccaaagtgctgggatgacaggcctgagcagCCTTGCCTGGCCAAAACtatgtcttttaaaatgaaagaaattaagtttCTATGTGAAGTATGTTTTTGGAAAGCTCCCTAGCCTTCCTGTGGACGATGGACAAGCCCGGCTCTGCCTGCTCCCGTGCCCGTGGGTGGCAACCGGCCTCACCTGGATGAGGGAGCGCATGTTGGCAAAGTGGGTGTCCATGGCACCCCCGTTGGGGAAGTTCTGGCTCATCCTCTTCATGAGGTGGCTGAAGCAGCTGTAGGCCAGCTGATCTGAGGGGAGACCGGGGTAAAGCTGGCAGGGCAGGACACTCGGGACAGGGCTGGCTCCCATTCCTGCTCTTCCAGACCTGGCCAGCCTCTCGTCCTTTCTCCAGCTTCTGCAGCCTAGTCCCACGTCCCATCCGTCACCGTTGTCGAGGGTGACCAGGAGAGGTGCCCAGTCCCACGTCCCATCCGTCACCGTTGTCGAGGGTGACCAGGAGAGGTGCCCAGTCCCACGTCCCATCCGTCACCGTTGTCGAGGGTGACCAGGAGAGGTGCTCAGTCCCACGTCCCATCCGTCACCGTTGTCGAGGGTGACCAGGAGAGGTGCTCAGTCCCACGTCCTCCCATCCCTCACGGTTGTCAAGGTTGACCAGGAGAGGTGCCCAGTCCCACGTCCCCCATCCCTCACTGTTGTCTAGGGTGACCGGGAGAGGCGCCCAGTCCCACGTCCCCCCATCCCTCACTGTTGTCTAGGGTGACCGGGAGAGGAGCTCATCCCCCATCCCTCACCGTTGTCGAGGGTGACCAGGAGAGGTGCCAGCAGATCGCACATGCCCTGCACATAGCCCACGTCCAGGTGCTCCCACACATAGCTGAAAGGTAGGGCAGAGTCACTGTGGCTGTGccccattcttccctccctccgGATCCCTGGGGAAAAGGCCTCCAGAGCCACCTGCCGCCCGGAAGTCAGCCTTTCCCTGACCCTAAGCCATGTACTGTGCACCCCCCACAGGGAGACAATGGGGAACAACCCACAGGCCCCCCCAAGGCACTCAGGACTTAGGGAGAGACAAGGCCGTCATGCCTGGTAGGTGGGCGCGGGGGCGGGGATGAGGGACAGCTTCCTGAAGAAGCGGCTGAAGGGGAGTCCGGTGGACCTAAGAATGAAGAGGGGCGGGGAAGGGGTGTTGCAGGGAAGAAGCTCTCCAGGCAGGGGGAGCCAAGTGTGATTcaggagcaggagagaggagcAGGGCACCTTCCGGACCTCATGTTTCAGAGTAACTGGCGGGAGCCAGAGTGCGGGGGCAGGGTCCCGCCTCCCACCCTGAGCCCCGCCCCACAAGGCACCTGCACATGACGTCTCTGAGCCTCTCCAGGTTGGGGGGCGTGAAGTACCAGTAGTTGCGGTCACATCTCTGCACATCCTTGTCTATGCGGTGCAGGTTTAAGGCCACAGTGTCCAGTAATTCTATCTGGAAGAGGGGAGGGCCCTCAGGCATGAGACCGGGCAGCCCTTCCCAGGCTGGGGACAGAATGTGCCCCAAGAAATGCAGCAAAACAGGGAATCCCGAGACCAGAGCAAGTCCTCTGGGGATGCTGAGAAATGGGCTCAGAACTCCCTTCCAGGGCAGTCAGGGCACCCCGCCTTCCACCCCGCCAGCCCTTCCCCAGCTCTGGGATGTCAGGAGGGCCTCTGGGCGGCTGAGAACAGCGCCTGGGGGGCATGTACGCACAGTGTAGGCAGCTGCACACACAGCTGCAAGCTCCTCCCCCGCCTCCAGTTCTCCGGCCTGAGGAGGCTTCTCCTGGCTGGGATCCTGGGGCTCCGAGAAAGTGTGAGCTGCAGGGCCGAGCCCACTGGAGCCTTCCTCCCCGCCGCCGTCCTCCTCTTCGAAGCCTACGCTCTGCCCCTCATCTAGGCTTGACTGGATGCCCGAGGCCACGGAGTAATTGCGAGAGGAGGGCAGTCCTGAGTCTGGGGAGTCGAACTCCACGGAATGCTGCTGCTCCACCGCAGCGGTGCCCGGAGTCCCGGCTCCTGCTTCCTGCTCAGGCTTTGGTCTGGAATCTTCGGGGTCCTGGGGCCCCGGGGGCTCCAGTTCATCCACAGAGATAAACACCTGGTGGGTGAACACAGGGCGGCTCCACCTTCACTCTAGCACCTTCCCGCAGCCACCTCGGCCAGAAGGGAGCTGGAATGCAAAACTCTTCACACCCCCTCTCCCACCACAGCCCCCAACACCGTCGCTGCCACGGAGCACCAAGCCAGCTTCCGACCCCGCCGGCCACGGAGAGCAGCCTCTGGCCACACATGAAGACGCCGCCTTCAGCCCTGCTCGAAGCAACAGCTCCAGGTCTTCCTGTGGCTactgaagggaagaaagggagccAGAGGGCCGAACGCTCAATGGCCACTTTGAACTAAGTCTCATGCTCGAAAAATCATGAGAACAGGAGGACGTCCTTAGTGTTTTGGTGTGGCTGCCAGGACACCCTGGGTGGAGAGAAGGCTAAAGGTTTTAGGAAAAACAAGTGTTTCCTTATTTTCAGTATTGAATGTTCAGCAGGACAAGACAGGAGCATTCTGTGACAAGTACCTAGTCAGCTCCATTAGCCCTCAGGCAAGGGGAGACGtgagaaggaaaagcaaacattCTACGGACTAGACACAGTCCACCACCGTGGACAAGGCACGGGGAAGAGAAGAGACGCACCGAGACTCTttgggatttttctttctctattttgacCATGTAGGGAAAGCGACGGTAAAAGCAGTTTCTACTTTGGGCAGGAAGCATGAAGTGCTGGGTAAGGCCACAGTTCTGTGGCAACTGGATATGCCAGTGAGGAAGGCTACTGCTGTCCATGAGCTCAGCAGCCGGGCAGTGGCACAGACTAAGATTTTTACAAaaccagagagagggagaatgtgTTCCTGAATAGGGGATTAAGAACAAAGCACATGGGAAATGAGAATGTGCCTTGTTAgttctacttctttctttctttttttttatttctgaggcagggtctcactccatagcccaggctagagtgcagtgcagtggtgggagcacggctcactgcagcctcaacctccatgGCTCCAGTggtccactcacctcagcctcccgagtagctgggaccacaggtgcaccctAACACATgcggctaatttttgcgtttgttgtaaagacagggtttcacatgttgcccaggctggtcttgaactcttgaactcaagcagtcctccaacctctgcctcccaaagtgttggaattacaggcatgagccaccacacccagccagttagATTTAACTTCCTTCAACTTGCATTTTCTGTTAATGTTAGTAAGGATTTAGTAAAGTAACAAGAATACACAATAAAGaggcaattttaaagaaaaaagttggtcgggcgtggtggctcaagcctgtaatcccagcactttgggaggctgagacgggtggatcacgaggtcaggagatcgagaccatcctggcgaacacccgtctctactgaaaaatacaaaaacctagccgggcgaggtggtgggcgcctgtagtcccagctactcgggaggctgaggcaagagaatggtgtgaacccgggaggcggagcttgcagtgagctgagatccagccactgtactccagcccgggcgacagagcgagactccgtctcaaaaaaaaaaaaaaaaaaaaaaaaaggaagtggccttaaaaaagaaacttatcaGTGTTCGTTGGGCCAGGCAGTCACAGTTTAGAACTTGCCGTTGGAAAGGCAGGAGTGATGCCGGAAAGAGCTACTCTCTCGTGCTCTGAGCGAGCTTGGCATAGTCCTGTGTAGTGACAGGCAACACCGTGGGAGGAAGGATCTCGCCAGTCGACACCAATGGGGCTGCTCTACAGGCTCCCCTATTCTCAGGCCCACAGCTCTCAGGAAGCCTCTACAGTCAGAGGATATGGGTGGagaggggaaactgagacccaaagacGGGAAGTTCTTGCCCAGAAACATTCATCTTGTCAGTAGTGGATCTGGGACTAGAACCCAGCACTGCCTGTTGCTAGCTTTGAGGTCTTTCTACAAGGAGGAGGGCTTCCCTAAATCCCAGTAAGTCCATCTTTCCCTCTAGTTGGCTAAAACTGAGCACGATGCACTCTCTCACTTTATTCCTACAATACCCAGAGAAATAGATGGTAGAGGCACAGTTAGCCATTTCCAGTTGGAGAAAATGAGACACAGCCACATTAGGCCTTTCTCGCAGGGCCCCACCAGTTCCCAGAGGTCAGGCTGGTGCCCAGGATCACTGTGCATAAAACGCGGGTGGTCCCCAAGATCCCCAACCCTCCAGGCCCCGTGTGGCTCACATCGTTGCTGATGGTGGAGTCTCGGTGGATGAGGCGCTGCACATGGCTGTCGATGCTGCTGCCCGAGGAGAACTTGGTGCGTGTGGCTGGGTGGGCCTCCCGCTCCCGCTGCCTCACCACCACCTCGCAGGCCTTCCACTCTGCCAACACCTGCTGGTACCTCGCTGCCACCACTGCATCCACCTGTACTCAGACCACACCACGACCATGGGGGGAGCGTGCACCAGGCCCTCCCCTTCAGGAGCTGGGCCTGCACTGGACCTTGGGTCCTGAGTCTCAGACTCAAGACGGGCCTCGGGGTAAGGGCGGTTGAGCTGCCCTGCCGTGCTTCTTTCTGGCTGGGAAGGGGCTGAGGCTTCCAAGGTCCCTTCCCTGGCGTCCCCTGGCCCAGCTCCCCATCTCACCAGCCCCATGGGAACAGGCTCCTTTTACCTGCTCCATCTCCTTCTTGCTCATGCCGAACGTGTAGTGGCCGAGCAGAAAGGGCCAGACGTCCTTGCGGATCTCGTGCTCTATGCCTCCGTAGTAAACTTGCCGCAGCAGCTCCAGCTCTTTGTAGTTCTGAGGGACCCGGGGAGTCAAGACCGTGCGGCCTCCACAGTCACTGTGGCCCAGCTCGGGGAGCCCCATCCCACAGAGAATGGGCTGGGCCGGGGCCTCTAGCGACTGCTGAAGCTCAGGCAAAGCCTGCTTTGGGGTGGCCACATCCTCCCGTGCCCCGGCTCACAGCGGGATGAGATCTCGTTCTGCTCTCCTTCCTTATGGGGCAGGACGTGGCGCCCGGAGAGAGGCCGAGCTTTATCCAGGATCACAGGGCGATGTGGACGCAGGACAGCTTCCCAGTCTAGCCCCCTTCCCGTGTCAGCCCCATGCCCAGATGCAAGAGATTCTGCCAGGACCCCGGTCACTCCGTGGCAACGGCCCTGGCCTGTCAACCGCGCCCACTGCCACATTTTACCCTGAAGCCCTCACTCCTGCCCGTCCCAGCCCCTCGACCTGTGGCTCTGGAACCCCAGGGTTGGCACCTTTTTGTCCTTCTGATACTTGCTCCACGTGTCCTTGGTGAGGCCTGCGGAGGCCCCCGGGGGCCGGTCAGGTGGAATAATGCTATGGTGCACCAGCGCTGACAGATGGGTCCGCACCGTGGACAGGTGGCGGCAGTGTGCCAGCCCTGCAGTGGGCAGCAGTGGGCAGCGGGGGGCTGGGACCGACCCAGGGCCACCCGCCCCCAGCCCACCACAGCCCGGCACGCCCCACACTCACAGCCGTAGAAGGCCCGGGACACGATCTGCCTCTTCATGCTCTCACACAGTAGCCTGAGCGGCAACCTGTGGGAACAACCCGGCTTAGCGGGGAGGCGCTGCGGCCCCtctggtgggaggagagagagaagggaggaggttCTGTCCTGGGGGGCAGGTAGGGCACTGGGGAGGGTGCAAGGAGGAGGAGCCACAGCCCAGCAGCCGTCAATAGGCGCCCTGTCCCTGCCTGCCACCCCGGATAGAGCTGCGGTGGGGCCCCCGCCTGGCCCCCAACCACCTGGGGATCTTGGTCAATGAACTTCACCTGTGTGAATCTTCGTTTCCTCATGTGAAAAATGGAGACAGGCACCGGAGGGTCAAGATTAATAAACAAAAACGAAGTAAAGGTAAAAGAGAACACCTCCCATAAAAGCCATTCACTCACTGCCCTGGCACACGGCAGGTGGCTGCTGAGTGTCTGCAGGTGGACGGCCTGTCAGCAGGGTCTGTGTGCACATCGGGAAGGGGAGCTCATGGGGACTGAGCCGATGATGTGCCGGGCACAACTCTGGACATTCGCTGGGGTTCTCTCCTTCTGTCCTCACAAGTACCGTAAGCAGCAAGTAGcatcaccccattttacagatgaggaaactgaggttcagacaTATTGAGGCTCACGGTAATTCCGTAACTTGCAAGTCACGTGGGTAGCAAAAgtgaaatttgaacccaggtctgtcccACTCTAGAGGCCACCCTGTCGTGCAAGTGACACGGCCTTTAAGGAAAGATGGACACACACGTGGCCGGACATGCTAACGGGAAGCTGGAGCCGAGCGCTGCCCACTCACCGGTCGGGGATGCAGCTACAGTGGCTGGGGGTTGCATGTGGGGAGCTGCTGGAGgagcaggagaggcaggaggagccctGACTGCACAGGGGCTCCAGGTgccaggctggcaggctgggccCAAAGCCCTGCATCTCGATCATGTCACCAGCATCTGAGGGCAGGAAGGATGGCACGGTCAGAGCCCGAGAAACCTTCTCTGCCAGCACCCTGCAGCAGGCCCACCTCTGTGCCCAGAGCTGCAGAATCAAGTCACCCACGGGTGGAAAAGCACAGAGCGGGGACTGCCTGGTCCGGAGCCCAGAGATGGAAACGGTAAGGAGAGAGGGCGCCTGACACGTCCGAGCCTCCAGCAAGCCCGGAGAGGGGCAGCCGGGGGTCGTTCTGCGTGTGGTAAAACACTTGGACTGAGTCTTGGGTGACTGTGCCTATAGCTCTATCCTGCGGCCAGCAAGCCCTTGCTTTtccagagggaagggaaagagagagaaggaaccaAGACCTGAGCTCCCCGAAGTGCCACCAGCCTGCAAGGATTCAGCTCGCTCCTCTTGGCAAACTCTGAGATGCTCAAGGTGTCCAGGGAGTCCCCACTGTTCAAAGCCCCTGAGGAATCTGAGTCACCTGCCCGTAGGCCTGACTCTTCTAGGGGAGTCTAGATCTGGTGGCCAGTGGCTACGGATGAGCAGTGCCCCGTGCCCAGGCCAGGCACCCCTGCTGCCAGCTCCCACGGGCCCTTTCTGAATTCTACTCCATCCCTGCCTAGCCTGAGAGCTCTTAGCATGGTGGCCTCCCGAAAACACCAGCGAGTTGGATGGAAGCCACAGGTCCCACGGCTACGAGGCCACTGAGGGAGTGGGGGtggtggctgggcacagagg is from Macaca thibetana thibetana isolate TM-01 chromosome 16, ASM2454274v1, whole genome shotgun sequence and encodes:
- the SGSM2 gene encoding small G protein signaling modulator 2 isoform X3, with the protein product MAALFTKVGKTCPVAGEICHKVQELQQQAEGRKPSGASQEALRRQGSASGKAPALSPQALKHIWVRTALIDRVLDKVVQYLAENCSKYYEKEALLADPVFGPILASLLVGPCALEYTKLKTADHYWTDPSADELVQRHRIRGPPARQDSPAKRPALGIRKRHSSGSASEDRLAACARECVESLHQNSRTRLLYGKNHVLVQPKEDMEAVPGYLSLHQSADSLTLKWTPNQLMNGTLGDSELEKSVYWDYALVVPFSQVVCIHCHQQKSGGTLVLVSQDGIQRPPLHFPQGGHLLSFLSCLENGLLPRGQLEPPLWTQQGKGKVFPKLRKRSSIRSVDMEEMGAGRATDYVFRIIYPGHRHEHITINYHHLAASRAASVDDDEEEEDKLHAMLSMICSRNLTAPNPMKDAGDMIEMQGFGPSLPAWHLEPLCSQGSSCLSCSSSSSPHATPSHCSCIPDRLPLRLLCESMKRQIVSRAFYGWLAHCRHLSTVRTHLSALVHHSIIPPDRPPGASAGLTKDTWSKYQKDKKNYKELELLRQVYYGGIEHEIRKDVWPFLLGHYTFGMSKKEMEQVDAVVAARYQQVLAEWKACEVVVRQREREAHPATRTKFSSGSSIDSHVQRLIHRDSTISNDVFISVDELEPPGPQDPEDSRPKPEQEAGAGTPGTAAVEQQHSVEFDSPDSGLPSSRNYSVASGIQSSLDEGQSVGFEEEDGGGEEGSSGLGPAAHTFSEPQDPSQEKPPQAGELEAGEELAAVCAAAYTIELLDTVALNLHRIDKDVQRCDRNYWYFTPPNLERLRDVMCSYVWEHLDVGYVQGMCDLLAPLLVTLDNDQLAYSCFSHLMKRMSQNFPNGGAMDTHFANMRSLIQILDSELFELMHQNGDYTHFYFCYRWFLLDFKRELLYEDVFAVWEVIWAARHISSEHFVLFIALALVEVYREVIRDNNMDFTDIIKFFNERAEHHDAQEILRLARDLVHKVQLLIENK
- the SGSM2 gene encoding small G protein signaling modulator 2 isoform X1, with the protein product MGSAEDAVKEKLLWNVKKEVKQIMEEAVTRKFVHEDSSHIIALCGAVEACLLHQLRRRAAGFLRSDKMAALFTKVGKTCPVAGEICHKVQELQQQAEGRKPSGASQEALRRQGSASGKAPALSPQALKHIWVRTALIDRVLDKVVQYLAENCSKYYEKEALLADPVFGPILASLLVGPCALEYTKLKTADHYWTDPSADELVQRHRIRGPPARQDSPAKRPALGIRKRHSSGSASEDRLAACARECVESLHQNSRTRLLYGKNHVLVQPKEDMEAVPGYLSLHQSADSLTLKWTPNQLMNGTLGDSELEKSVYWDYALVVPFSQVVCIHCHQQKSGGTLVLVSQDGIQRPPLHFPQGGHLLSFLSCLENGLLPRGQLEPPLWTQQGKGKVFPKLRKRSSIRSVDMEEMGAGRATDYVFRIIYPGHRHEHITINYHHLAASRAASVDDDEEEEDKLHAMLSMICSRNLTAPNPMKDAGDMIEMQGFGPSLPAWHLEPLCSQGSSCLSCSSSSSPHATPSHCSCIPDRLPLRLLCESMKRQIVSRAFYGWLAHCRHLSTVRTHLSALVHHSIIPPDRPPGASAGLTKDTWSKYQKDKKNYKELELLRQVYYGGIEHEIRKDVWPFLLGHYTFGMSKKEMEQVDAVVAARYQQVLAEWKACEVVVRQREREAHPATRTKFSSGSSIDSHVQRLIHRDSTISNDVFISVDELEPPGPQDPEDSRPKPEQEAGAGTPGTAAVEQQHSVEFDSPDSGLPSSRNYSVASGIQSSLDEGQSVGFEEEDGGGEEGSSGLGPAAHTFSEPQDPSQEKPPQAGELEAGEELAAVCAAAYTIELLDTVALNLHRIDKDVQRCDRNYWYFTPPNLERLRDVMCSYVWEHLDVGYVQGMCDLLAPLLVTLDNDQLAYSCFSHLMKRMSQNFPNGGAMDTHFANMRSLIQILDSELFELMHQNGDYTHFYFCYRWFLLDFKRELLYEDVFAVWEVIWAARHISSEHFVLFIALALVEVYREVIRDNNMDFTDIIKFFNERAEHHDAQEILRLARDLVHKVQLLIENK
- the SGSM2 gene encoding small G protein signaling modulator 2 isoform X2; its protein translation is MGSAEDAVKEKLLWNVKKEVKQIMEEAVTRKFVHEDSSHIIALCGAVEACLLHQLRRRAAGFLRSDKMAALFTKVGKTCPVAGEICHKVQELQQQAEGRKPSGASQEALRRQGSASGKAPALSPQALKHIWVRTALIDRVLDKVVQYLAENCSKYYEKEALLADPVFGPILASLLVGPCALEYTKLKTADHYWTDPSADELVQRHRIRGPPARQDSPAKRPALGIRKRHSSGSASEDRLAACARECVESLHQNSRTRLLYGKNHVLVQPKEDMEAVPGYLSLHQSADSLTLKWTPNQLMNGTLGDSELEKSVYWDYALVVPFSQVVCIHCHQQKSGGTLVLVSQDGIQRPPLHFPQGGHLLSFLSCLENGLLPRGQLEPPLWTQQGKGKVFPKLRKRSSIRSVDMEEMGAGRATDYVFRIIYPGHRHEHNAGDMIEMQGFGPSLPAWHLEPLCSQGSSCLSCSSSSSPHATPSHCSCIPDRLPLRLLCESMKRQIVSRAFYGWLAHCRHLSTVRTHLSALVHHSIIPPDRPPGASAGLTKDTWSKYQKDKKNYKELELLRQVYYGGIEHEIRKDVWPFLLGHYTFGMSKKEMEQVDAVVAARYQQVLAEWKACEVVVRQREREAHPATRTKFSSGSSIDSHVQRLIHRDSTISNDVFISVDELEPPGPQDPEDSRPKPEQEAGAGTPGTAAVEQQHSVEFDSPDSGLPSSRNYSVASGIQSSLDEGQSVGFEEEDGGGEEGSSGLGPAAHTFSEPQDPSQEKPPQAGELEAGEELAAVCAAAYTIELLDTVALNLHRIDKDVQRCDRNYWYFTPPNLERLRDVMCSYVWEHLDVGYVQGMCDLLAPLLVTLDNDQLAYSCFSHLMKRMSQNFPNGGAMDTHFANMRSLIQILDSELFELMHQNGDYTHFYFCYRWFLLDFKRELLYEDVFAVWEVIWAARHISSEHFVLFIALALVEVYREVIRDNNMDFTDIIKFFNERAEHHDAQEILRLARDLVHKVQLLIENK